AAGTCGGGATCATCGACATCGCGGCGGCACGGGCACGACGCAGGTCCTTGTGCGGCTGATCAAGGATGCTCTGGTCGTTGGTGTAGCTGTGAATCGTGTTCATGAAGCCCTGCTTAAGGCCGAAGGAGTCACGCAGGACCTTCGCGAACGGGGCAAGGCAGTTGGTCGTGCACGATGCATTGGAGATGATGAAGTGCTTCTCGGGATCGAACTGATCATCGTTGACGCCCATGACGATCGTGATGTCCTCATTGCTCGCAGGAGCTGAGATCACGACGCGCTTCGCGCCGGCGTCAAGGTGTGCCTTGGCTTTGGTGCCGTCGGTGAAGAAGCCAGTCGACTCAACGACCACGTCGATGTCCAGATCGCGCCACGGCAGATCGGCAGGATTGCGCTGTGCGAAGACCTTGATGGTGTGCGAGACGCCCATAAGCTCTCCGAGCGGATTTTTCGAGTGGATGACGATGCCGTCATCGGTAGCCTCAACATCGTGGTCAAAGCGCTTGTGAATCGAGTCGTACTTGAGAAGATGTGCGAGCGTTTTGGCGTCCGTCAGGTCGTTGACCGCGACGACTTCGATGGCTGGATCATTCGCCATCGCCCGAAACGTCAAGCGCCCTATGCGTCCGAAACCGTTGATTGCAACTCTGATAGCCAAGGTGGTGCCTCCCTTACGTTCGGCCGCTCCATTGCGGCCACTGCCGGTGGACGAACGCCTTCAGCGTCTTCGCCGAATGCGTCCCTAGTTCTCGGCGGCCGGCTCCTGACGGAGCATCTCAGCCGCAAGTTCCTCAATACGACGAACCCTATGATACACAGCCGACTTGCTCAGTGGCGGGTCAGCTAGTTCGCCAAGTTCTCTCAAAGAGAGATCTATATTGGCGAGCCGCAATTCGGCAAGCTCCTGAAGAGCCGGCGGAAGGCTGTCGAGGCCCTTCGACTTGGCCAGCGCATGGATCGCCTCGATCTGCAGGATAGCCGCCTCGGCGGTCTTCTGCTGGTTGGCGATCTCGGCGTTGACCAGCCGGTTTACGTCGTTGCGCATCGACTTGATGATCCGGACGTCCTCAGTGCGCAGAAGCGCGCGGTGCGCGCCGGCCAGCGCGAGGAACGTGACGATGGGCTCGGCGCCCTTGAGATAGACGGCGAACGTCCCTCGCCGCTGTGCCAAGCGCGCCTCGATGTGAAAACGCGCCATCAGGCCGACAAGGTCGTGGGCGAGCTGCTCGGTCTCGGCGGTCAACTCAAAGTGGAAGTCGCCGTGCGGGTCGGCCACGAATCCGCCGCCGAGAAACGCTCCCCGCAGGTACGCGATCGCGCAGCAGTCGCGCTTGACCAGCTTGGGGTCGATCCCGATCGAGAACCCCTCTTCTCCCAGAATCCCCAGTTCGGACAGCGCTGGGCCGAGAGCGGGCTGCGAAGGGACGGTGATCAGATAGTTGTTCGTCTTGTGCAGAACACTGCGACGCACAGTCAGTTCGGTCTTCAGTCCGTACATGTTGTGAAGCAACTTGACCACAACGCGGGCGACCGGGGCGGTTTCCGTGGCGACTTCCAGCCGGTAGCGGCCCGGTCCGGTGATGTGCAGAGTTCCTTCGATGCGCACGAGAGCAGCCAGCTCTGCCTTGAGGCAGCACTGGCGCTTGGGCTCAATACGCGAGAGCTCGTCTTTCACCTCTGCGGTGAAGGACATCCTAGGAAACCACCCCTTCGAGCACGTCTTTGAGAGCAGGACGGGAATGCCGCGCCGGGTTGGAAGCGTCTGCTAACCCAGTCCCAACCACACGGATGCCGAGGGCCTCGATCCGGGCCCGGATATCCGGCCCCGAAGCCACCGGCTCGACAACAATGTCATCATCGCACACCTGAGCCACCGATACGCTCGGATCGTGCACGATCGCGACATCGATCGCACCTGCGAGCCCGTGCTCCTCGAGCGCAATGACATGATCAGCGGCGTCAAGGCCGTGTGTTTCGCCTCGCATGTTAGCGACGTTGCACACGTAGACGCGCAACGCAGCCGAGTCGCGCACGGCCTTCGCAAGGCCGTCCACCAGGAAGTTGGGAATGATGCTCGTGTAGAGCGAGCCCGGCCCGATGACGATCACATCAGCGCGACGTATTGCCTCAAGCGCCGGGCCATATGGCGCAGGTTCGTTCGGATCGAGCCGGACGTGCGCGAGCGGCCGTGAACTCACTGCCAGCTTTGCCTGGCCGGTAAGTGCGAGGCCGGCCCGGTCGACACCGGTAAGCCTTACATCGACCAGGGTCGACGGCAGTACCTTTCCGCGTACGGTCAAGTAGCCTTCCACGGTCTCAATCGCCTCTGCAAACGAACCCTGCAAGTCCGTGAGTGCGGCGAGAATGAGGTTGCCGAGCGCGTGGCCCGCGAGCCCCTCTCCGTGCGGGAAGCGGTACTGAAGCAGGCGCGCCTCTAGACCGTCCTCCTCGGCGGCCATCGCCACGAGGCAGTTGCGGATGTCGCCCGGAGGCAGCATTCCCAGCTGCTCGCGAAGAAGTCCCGAAGAGCCTCCGTCGTCGGCCATGCTGACTACCGCGGCCGTCTCGAATCCCAAGCCGAGAAGGGCCTGCAGGACGGCGGGCAGCCCCGTACCACCGCCGATGGCGACGGCGCGCCTACCTTCACCCACGCTCAACGGGCCTCCTCATCTCGGCCGCTGTCGCGGTGACTGACGAAGACTCGATAGCCCTGCTCCCGAAGATGCTCGGCGGTGACCTCGGCCAGTGCAACCGAGCGGTGCATGCCGCCCGTGCATCCTAATGCAACGGTGAGGTGATGCTTGCCTTCCATCACGTAGCCGGGCATGACGTCGTCGAGCAGGGGCAGCCAGCGTTTCAGGAACGTCTGCGTCGCCGGCTTCTCCAACACGAAGTCCCGGACAGCATCCGCAAGGCCGGTCAGTGACCTCAACTCCGACTCGTAGTACGGATTCGGAAGAAACCGCACATCCATGACGATATCGGCATCCGACGGCGTTCCGTACTTGAATCCGAATGACATCACTTCAACCGTCAGCATGAGTGCCGACGGGTCTCCCGAAAACCTGCCACGGATCACTTGGCGCAGCTCTTGGGGCCGAAGTCCCGTGGTATCGATGACGAGGTCTGCGCGAGTGCGGATCTCGTCGAGCTCGGCCCGCTCGGCGGCGATGCCTTCGAGCACGGTTCCGCCCTCCTCGCACAGGGGGTGAGGACGTCTCGTCTGACTGAAGCGGCGAACGAGAGTCTTGTCGTCCGCCTCCAAGAAGACAACGTGTGAGTCGACACCGCGGTCCTCGAGCTTGCGTATCTCGCCCGAGAGCGCCGCGAAGAACTCGTGTGCGCGGACATCGCATACGACGGCCATACGCCGCACGTCCAAGCCCGGCAGCTTAGCCAGGTCGATGAGCTGCGGCAAGAACGCCGGTGGAAGATTGTCGATGCAGAAGTAGCCGAGGTCTTCAAACGTGTGCATGGCTTCGCTTCGGCCGGCTCCAGACATGCCGGTGATCACCACAAGCTCAGGCCGTTCCCCTGCCGGCACGCTCGCGCCTGGGGAGGGCGGGATGTCTGCGGGACACGAATCGGTCATGAGGTACTCCCCCTCGATGCGGCTGGAGACAGTTCAGCTCTACTGCCGAGTATAGCGCCCGGGCTGCCGAATTGGAGTGCGGCGGCGTCAGTGGGCGGATTCGGGCTCTGTACGGGATTGCCGCATGACGGATGCGATTTCCTCGGCGGTGTCACGGGGGATTCCGGAAACGGCGGCGATCTCGTCGACGGTGGCCTGGCGCAGACGCTTCACCGAGCCGAAGGCTTTCAGGAGCGCCTTCTTGCGCGTCGGCCCGACGCCGGGCACGTCGTCGAGCACGGACGCTGTCATCGCGTTGCCGCGCAGTTTGCGGTGGTACTCGATCGCGAAGCGGTGCGCTTCGTCGCGGACGCGCTTCACGAGATAGAGCGACGGCGAGCCGGCGGGAAGCACGACGGGATCTTCGGACCAGCTCACGAACAGCTCCTCCTCGCGCTTGGCCAGCCCAACGACAGGGATGCTCGAAAG
This portion of the Coriobacteriia bacterium genome encodes:
- a CDS encoding YvcK family protein; translated protein: MGEGRRAVAIGGGTGLPAVLQALLGLGFETAAVVSMADDGGSSGLLREQLGMLPPGDIRNCLVAMAAEEDGLEARLLQYRFPHGEGLAGHALGNLILAALTDLQGSFAEAIETVEGYLTVRGKVLPSTLVDVRLTGVDRAGLALTGQAKLAVSSRPLAHVRLDPNEPAPYGPALEAIRRADVIVIGPGSLYTSIIPNFLVDGLAKAVRDSAALRVYVCNVANMRGETHGLDAADHVIALEEHGLAGAIDVAIVHDPSVSVAQVCDDDIVVEPVASGPDIRARIEALGIRVVGTGLADASNPARHSRPALKDVLEGVVS
- the rapZ gene encoding RNase adapter RapZ, whose translation is MTDSCPADIPPSPGASVPAGERPELVVITGMSGAGRSEAMHTFEDLGYFCIDNLPPAFLPQLIDLAKLPGLDVRRMAVVCDVRAHEFFAALSGEIRKLEDRGVDSHVVFLEADDKTLVRRFSQTRRPHPLCEEGGTVLEGIAAERAELDEIRTRADLVIDTTGLRPQELRQVIRGRFSGDPSALMLTVEVMSFGFKYGTPSDADIVMDVRFLPNPYYESELRSLTGLADAVRDFVLEKPATQTFLKRWLPLLDDVMPGYVMEGKHHLTVALGCTGGMHRSVALAEVTAEHLREQGYRVFVSHRDSGRDEEAR
- the whiA gene encoding DNA-binding protein WhiA; translated protein: MSFTAEVKDELSRIEPKRQCCLKAELAALVRIEGTLHITGPGRYRLEVATETAPVARVVVKLLHNMYGLKTELTVRRSVLHKTNNYLITVPSQPALGPALSELGILGEEGFSIGIDPKLVKRDCCAIAYLRGAFLGGGFVADPHGDFHFELTAETEQLAHDLVGLMARFHIEARLAQRRGTFAVYLKGAEPIVTFLALAGAHRALLRTEDVRIIKSMRNDVNRLVNAEIANQQKTAEAAILQIEAIHALAKSKGLDSLPPALQELAELRLANIDLSLRELGELADPPLSKSAVYHRVRRIEELAAEMLRQEPAAEN
- the gap gene encoding type I glyceraldehyde-3-phosphate dehydrogenase produces the protein MAIRVAINGFGRIGRLTFRAMANDPAIEVVAVNDLTDAKTLAHLLKYDSIHKRFDHDVEATDDGIVIHSKNPLGELMGVSHTIKVFAQRNPADLPWRDLDIDVVVESTGFFTDGTKAKAHLDAGAKRVVISAPASNEDITIVMGVNDDQFDPEKHFIISNASCTTNCLAPFAKVLRDSFGLKQGFMNTIHSYTNDQSILDQPHKDLRRARAAAMSMIPTSTGAAKAIGLVLPDMKGKLDGMSVRVPTPDGSVVDLVAELETPVTKEQINAAMKAAAEGPMKGILEYCTDPIVSVDVVGNPASSVFDSLQTMVMGGEGTFVKCLSWYDNEWGYSNRVKDLVKKIG